In Syngnathus scovelli strain Florida chromosome 11, RoL_Ssco_1.2, whole genome shotgun sequence, one DNA window encodes the following:
- the LOC125976788 gene encoding lipid transferase CIDEC-like: MDYALKSLNLLTQSSLKCVSASASVTQQLLSRQVSRPKPFRVTNADRSLKKGIMADALEDLMNKVSDSLNVLCASSLVLDEDGTGVDTEDFFTTLPDNTVLMVLEKGEKWTPSQNGLSRDVVSKLRPQQRTDVAKVTFDLYKNNPSDFIGCLNVKATLYGVYSLSYEVRCYEAKRMLKEALRWTVFSMQATGHILLSSSWYMEQLMEREQEEEEEEEEEEQKQLKQVEDRPEKALLLHRESRICQLQRFLLRRATY; encoded by the exons ATGGATTATGCTCTGAAGTCTCTCAACCTCCTGACTCagtcttccttaaa GTGTGTGTCAGCTAGTGCATCCGTAACCCAGCAGCTTCTATCAAGACAAGTATCTCGGCCAAAACCTTTTCGAGTGACTAATGCCGATCGTAGTTTGAAGAAGGGCATCATGGCGGATGCGTTAGAAGACCTGATGAACAAG GTGAGCGACTCATTAAATGTGCTGTGTGCCAGTAGCCTGGTCCTGGATGAAGATGGCACAGGTGTGGACACTGAGGATTTCTTCACAACACTGCCTGACAACACCGTTCTCATGGTGCTGGAGAAAGGAGAGAAGTGGACCCCATCACAG AATGGCCTCTCGAGAGACGTGGTCAGTAAACTCAGGCCACAGCAACGGACAGATGTGGCCAAGGTGACCTTTGACCTGTACAAGAACAACCCCAGTGATTTCATCGGCTGCTTGAATGTCAAAGCAACACTGTACGGTGTTTACTCCTTGTCTTATGAAGTGCGCTGTTATGAGGCCAAGCGGATGTTGAA GGAGGCTTTGCGATGGACCGTCTTCTCCATGCAGGCGACTGGCCACATCCTGCTAAGCTCCTCCTGGTACATGGAGCAGCTAATGGAACGggaacaggaggaggaggaggaagaggaggaggaggagcagaagcagctcaAGCAAGTGGAGGACAGACCAGAGAAGGCCCTGTTGCTCCATCGGGAAAGCCGAATCTGTCAGTTGCAGCGCTTTCTCTTGCGTCGGGCAACCTACTGA